A section of the Pseudomonas lini genome encodes:
- a CDS encoding serine hydrolase domain-containing protein, with protein MFKGLSLIVMLLLSLAAHAENWPAEQWSPGPKVTGPTLQALENYAFPPRDDATHQGIRTDALLVIRDGQLVYERYAGPTTAQTLHLTWSISKSLMATVLGVAYGEGLFKLQDPAVKFYPPLEKHPAMTMADLLHWASGLDWQEDYEYAPLKSSVVAMLYTRGHRDMAAFTADHDEYAKPGQAFRYSGGDSNLLSAALKTIVGPARYPDYPWTALFEPLGIRSAVWETDATGTFVASSYAYLTARDLARVGLLMARDGRWRERQLLPKDWVDFSREPFARYQANQDEAVPGGHWWLNRAVGDATQPWPDAPADTFAALGHWGQAMYVIPSEKLVIVRYGDDRDGSYRHNELLKRALKAFAMKVQP; from the coding sequence ATGTTCAAAGGCTTGTCCCTGATTGTCATGCTGTTGCTCAGCCTCGCGGCCCACGCTGAAAACTGGCCGGCCGAGCAATGGTCGCCCGGCCCGAAAGTCACCGGCCCGACACTTCAGGCCCTGGAAAACTACGCCTTCCCACCCCGCGACGATGCCACTCACCAAGGCATTCGCACCGATGCCTTGCTGGTGATCCGCGACGGCCAACTCGTCTACGAACGCTACGCCGGCCCGACCACTGCCCAAACGCTGCACCTGACCTGGTCGATCAGCAAAAGCCTGATGGCCACGGTACTCGGCGTCGCCTATGGCGAAGGGCTGTTCAAACTGCAGGACCCGGCGGTGAAGTTCTATCCACCGCTGGAAAAACACCCCGCCATGACCATGGCCGATCTGCTGCACTGGGCCTCGGGTCTGGACTGGCAGGAAGACTACGAATACGCACCATTGAAGTCCTCGGTGGTGGCCATGCTTTACACCCGTGGTCACCGCGACATGGCCGCGTTCACTGCCGACCACGACGAGTACGCCAAACCCGGTCAGGCATTCCGCTACTCCGGCGGCGACAGCAACCTGCTGTCCGCTGCGCTTAAAACCATCGTCGGCCCAGCCCGTTATCCTGATTATCCATGGACTGCGCTGTTCGAACCCTTGGGGATTCGCAGTGCGGTGTGGGAAACGGATGCCACGGGGACGTTTGTCGCATCGTCCTATGCCTACCTCACCGCCCGGGATCTGGCGCGGGTCGGCCTGTTAATGGCGCGTGACGGTCGTTGGCGTGAGCGGCAATTGCTGCCCAAGGATTGGGTCGACTTCAGTCGTGAGCCTTTCGCCCGCTATCAAGCCAACCAGGATGAAGCAGTGCCCGGCGGGCATTGGTGGCTCAATCGCGCGGTAGGTGACGCGACACAGCCTTGGCCCGATGCACCTGCCGACACCTTCGCCGCGCTGGGCCATTGGGGCCAGGCGATGTACGTGATTCCCAGCGAGAAGCTGGTGATCGTGCGCTATGGCGATGATCGCGATGGGAGTTATCGGCACAACGAATTGCTCAAACGTGCGCTCAAGGCGTTTGCCATGAAGGTGCAGCCATGA
- the olsB gene encoding L-ornithine N(alpha)-acyltransferase, with protein sequence MTQIARISDTGNERRLQAERLVGAEALQEAQALRFNVFSGEFNARLKGAELGLDMDDYDVHCAHIGVRDLNTGRLVATTRLLDHTAASSLGKFYSEEEFSLHGLVHLKGPILEIGRTCVDPAYRNGGTIAVLWGELAEVLNQGSYSYLMGCASIPMQDGGIQAHAIMQRLRERYLCTEHLRAEPKKPLPTLDIPSNVIAEMPPLLKAYMRLGAKICGEPCWDEDFQVADVFILLKRDELCPRYAKHFKAAV encoded by the coding sequence ATGACTCAGATCGCCCGCATCAGCGACACCGGCAATGAACGCCGCCTGCAAGCCGAACGCCTGGTGGGCGCCGAGGCGTTGCAGGAAGCCCAGGCCTTGCGCTTCAACGTGTTCAGCGGCGAATTCAACGCCAGGCTGAAAGGCGCGGAGCTGGGTCTGGACATGGATGACTACGATGTTCACTGCGCCCACATCGGCGTGCGTGACTTGAACACCGGGCGCCTGGTGGCGACCACCCGTTTGCTCGACCACACAGCCGCCAGCAGCCTTGGCAAGTTCTATAGCGAAGAAGAATTCAGCCTGCATGGCCTGGTCCATTTGAAAGGTCCGATCCTGGAAATCGGTCGCACCTGCGTCGACCCGGCCTACCGCAACGGCGGCACTATCGCCGTGCTCTGGGGTGAACTGGCCGAAGTGCTGAACCAGGGCAGCTACAGCTATTTGATGGGGTGCGCGAGCATTCCGATGCAGGACGGCGGCATTCAGGCCCACGCGATCATGCAGCGCCTGCGCGAACGCTACTTGTGCACCGAACACCTGCGCGCCGAGCCGAAAAAACCACTACCAACGCTGGATATTCCGTCCAACGTCATCGCCGAAATGCCGCCGCTGCTCAAGGCCTACATGCGCCTGGGCGCGAAAATCTGTGGCGAGCCCTGCTGGGACGAAGACTTCCAGGTGGCCGACGTGTTCATCCTGCTCAAGCGCGACGAGCTCTGCCCGCGTTATGCCAAGCACTTCAAGGCGGCTGTGTAA
- the bglX gene encoding beta-glucosidase BglX, with the protein MKKLCLLGLFVSLASHTVLAATTPAPIENKDAFISHLMKQMTLDEKIGQLRLISIGPEMPREMIRKEIAAGNIGGTFNSITRAENRPMQDAAMRSRLKIPMFFAYDVIHGHRTIFPIPLALASSWDMDAIGRSGRIAAQEAAADSLDITFAPMVDISRDPRWGRTSEGFGEDTYLVSRIAGVMVKAFQGTGANAADSIMASVKHFALYGAVEGGRDYNVVDMSPVKMYQDYLPPYRAAIDAGAGGVMVALNSINGVPATANTWLMNDLLRKEWGFKGLAVSDHGAIFELIKHGVAADGREAAKLAIKAGIDMSMNDTLYGKELPGLLKAGEIEQKDIDNAVREVLAAKYDMGLFKDPYLRIGKAEDDPADTYAESRLHRAEARDVARRSLVLLKNQGDTLPLKKTAKIALVGPLAKAPIDMMGSWAAAGRPEQSVTLFDGMTSALGAQSTLIYARGANITSDKKILDYLNFLNFDAPEVVDDPRSANVLIDEAVKAAKQADVVVAAVGESRGMSHESSSRTDLNIPAAQRELIKALKATGKPLVLVLMNGRPLSILEENEQADAILETWFSGTEGGNAIADVLFGDYNPSGKLPITVPRSVGQIPTYYNHLSIGRPFTPGKPGNYTSQYFEDTTGPLFPFGFGLSYTQFSLTDMALSSTTLNKTGKLDASVVVKNTGKRDGETVVQLYIQDVTGSMIRPVKELKNFQKVLVKAGEQKVVHFTITEDDLKFYNAQLKYAAEPGKFNVQIGLDSQDVTQQSFELL; encoded by the coding sequence ATGAAGAAGCTGTGTTTGCTGGGCCTGTTCGTCAGCCTGGCCAGTCATACCGTATTGGCCGCCACGACGCCCGCACCTATAGAGAACAAGGACGCCTTCATCAGCCACCTGATGAAGCAAATGACCCTCGATGAAAAGATCGGCCAGTTACGCCTGATCAGCATCGGCCCGGAAATGCCGCGGGAGATGATCCGCAAGGAGATCGCTGCCGGCAATATCGGCGGCACCTTCAACTCGATCACTCGCGCCGAAAACCGTCCGATGCAGGACGCGGCCATGCGCAGCCGGTTGAAGATCCCGATGTTCTTCGCCTATGACGTGATCCACGGCCACCGCACCATTTTCCCGATTCCGCTGGCCCTGGCCTCGAGCTGGGACATGGACGCCATCGGTCGCTCCGGGCGCATTGCCGCCCAGGAAGCGGCGGCTGACAGCCTCGACATCACCTTCGCGCCAATGGTCGATATCTCCCGCGATCCACGCTGGGGCCGCACGTCCGAAGGCTTCGGCGAAGACACCTACCTGGTTTCGCGGATCGCCGGTGTAATGGTCAAGGCCTTCCAGGGCACCGGCGCGAACGCGGCCGACAGCATCATGGCCAGCGTCAAGCATTTTGCCTTGTACGGCGCGGTCGAGGGCGGTCGCGACTACAACGTCGTCGACATGAGCCCGGTCAAGATGTACCAGGATTACCTGCCACCGTACCGCGCCGCCATTGACGCCGGTGCCGGCGGGGTGATGGTTGCGTTGAACTCGATCAACGGCGTGCCGGCCACCGCCAACACCTGGCTGATGAACGACCTGCTGCGCAAGGAATGGGGCTTCAAAGGCCTGGCGGTCAGTGATCACGGGGCGATTTTCGAGCTGATCAAGCACGGTGTCGCCGCTGACGGTCGCGAAGCCGCGAAGCTGGCAATCAAGGCCGGCATCGACATGAGCATGAACGACACCCTCTATGGCAAGGAATTGCCAGGGCTGTTGAAGGCCGGTGAGATCGAACAGAAAGACATCGACAACGCCGTGCGCGAAGTGCTCGCCGCCAAGTACGACATGGGCCTGTTCAAGGACCCGTACCTGCGCATCGGCAAGGCCGAGGATGACCCGGCCGACACCTACGCCGAAAGCCGCCTGCACCGCGCCGAGGCCCGTGATGTAGCACGCCGCAGCCTGGTGTTGCTGAAGAACCAGGGCGACACCCTGCCGCTGAAGAAAACCGCGAAAATCGCTTTGGTCGGTCCACTGGCCAAGGCGCCGATCGACATGATGGGCAGTTGGGCCGCTGCTGGCCGTCCCGAGCAATCGGTGACCTTGTTCGACGGCATGACCAGTGCGCTTGGCGCGCAGTCGACGCTGATCTATGCCCGTGGCGCGAACATCACCAGCGACAAGAAAATCCTCGATTACCTGAACTTCCTCAACTTCGACGCGCCGGAAGTGGTGGATGATCCGCGCTCGGCCAATGTGTTGATCGATGAAGCGGTCAAGGCTGCCAAGCAAGCGGACGTGGTGGTGGCAGCGGTGGGCGAATCCCGTGGCATGTCCCACGAATCGTCGAGCCGCACCGACCTGAACATCCCGGCTGCCCAGCGCGAGCTGATCAAGGCGTTGAAAGCCACCGGCAAACCGCTGGTGCTGGTGTTGATGAATGGCCGTCCGCTGTCGATTCTCGAAGAGAACGAGCAGGCTGACGCGATTCTGGAAACCTGGTTCAGCGGCACCGAAGGCGGCAACGCTATCGCTGACGTGCTGTTCGGCGACTACAACCCGTCGGGCAAACTGCCGATCACCGTCCCGCGCTCGGTGGGTCAGATTCCGACCTACTACAACCACCTGAGCATTGGCCGGCCGTTCACTCCGGGCAAACCGGGCAACTACACCTCGCAGTATTTCGAAGACACCACCGGGCCGCTGTTCCCGTTCGGCTTCGGCCTGAGCTACACCCAGTTCAGCCTGACTGATATGGCGCTGTCGTCGACCACACTGAACAAGACCGGCAAGCTCGACGCCAGCGTCGTGGTGAAGAACACCGGCAAGCGTGACGGCGAAACCGTGGTGCAGCTGTACATCCAGGACGTGACCGGTTCGATGATCCGCCCGGTCAAGGAACTGAAGAACTTCCAGAAAGTATTGGTCAAGGCCGGCGAACAGAAAGTCGTGCACTTCACCATCACCGAGGATGACCTGAAGTTCTACAACGCCCAACTCAAGTACGCCGCGGAACCGGGCAAGTTCAACGTGCAGATCGGCCTGGACTCCCAGGACGTGACGCAGCAGAGCTTTGAGTTGCTGTAA
- a CDS encoding lysophospholipid acyltransferase family protein produces MSRLRVYARIARVLLVVTLGLSMASVFGLFERLGIAHSMVRRQRWSRFFMARLSNALPFRVTVHGELPKAPMLWVSNHVSWTDIPLLGMLTPLSFLSKAEVRTWPVAGWLAAKAGSLFIRRGSGDSQLIRKQMTRHLEQEHPLLMFPEGTTTDGRSLRTFHGRLLSAAIDSEVALQPVAIRYLRDGELDALAPFIGDDDLLSHLMRLFANDRGEVEIHLLKPIECQDRERAALAFEAQQAVQKALFGAIPEMQQIPMRPAIAA; encoded by the coding sequence ATGAGCCGCTTGCGGGTGTACGCGCGAATTGCGCGAGTGCTTTTGGTGGTGACGTTGGGCTTGAGCATGGCCAGTGTGTTCGGATTATTCGAGCGACTGGGGATTGCCCATTCGATGGTCCGTCGCCAGCGCTGGTCGCGGTTTTTCATGGCGCGGCTGAGCAATGCCCTGCCCTTTCGTGTGACCGTGCACGGTGAATTGCCGAAGGCGCCGATGCTCTGGGTCAGCAATCACGTGTCCTGGACCGACATTCCGCTGCTGGGCATGCTCACGCCGCTGTCGTTCCTGTCCAAGGCCGAAGTGCGCACCTGGCCGGTGGCGGGCTGGTTGGCGGCCAAGGCCGGCAGCCTGTTTATCCGTCGCGGGTCGGGCGACAGCCAGTTGATCCGTAAACAAATGACCCGTCATCTGGAGCAGGAACATCCGCTGCTGATGTTCCCGGAAGGCACCACCACCGATGGCCGCTCACTGCGTACGTTTCATGGTCGTTTGCTGTCAGCGGCGATCGATTCCGAAGTGGCGCTGCAACCGGTAGCGATTCGTTATCTGCGCGATGGCGAACTCGATGCCCTGGCACCGTTCATTGGCGATGATGATTTGCTGTCGCACCTGATGCGCTTGTTCGCCAATGATCGGGGTGAGGTGGAAATTCATCTGCTCAAACCGATCGAGTGCCAGGACCGGGAACGCGCGGCGCTGGCGTTCGAAGCGCAGCAGGCGGTGCAGAAGGCGTTGTTTGGGGCGATTCCGGAAATGCAGCAAATCCCGATGCGCCCGGCTATTGCTGCTTAA
- a CDS encoding YceI family protein produces the protein MFKRSFCKTLAFLLLAGVTVSAQANWYLDGESSRLSFISTKNANISEVQRFLVLHGKVDPKGLAQVEVEMESVNSGIPLRDERMRKELFEIQTFPEALITTQIDLRPINDLAPGAQLELRLPLTVNLHGKQHQYNAELLATRLDDRRFQVVTLEPLVISAEDFDLAPGLESLRKVAGLSAISLSVPVGAVLIFTAR, from the coding sequence ATGTTCAAGCGGTCCTTCTGCAAAACCCTCGCTTTCCTGCTGCTGGCCGGTGTCACCGTGTCGGCCCAGGCCAATTGGTATCTGGATGGCGAGTCCTCGCGGCTGTCGTTCATCAGCACTAAAAACGCCAACATCTCCGAAGTGCAGCGCTTTCTGGTGCTGCACGGCAAGGTCGATCCCAAGGGCCTGGCGCAGGTGGAGGTTGAAATGGAGTCGGTCAACAGCGGCATTCCGTTGCGCGACGAACGCATGCGCAAGGAGCTGTTCGAGATCCAGACGTTTCCCGAAGCGCTGATCACCACGCAAATCGATCTGCGGCCGATCAACGACCTGGCGCCGGGTGCGCAACTGGAGCTGCGTTTGCCGCTGACCGTCAACCTGCACGGCAAACAACACCAATACAACGCCGAACTGCTGGCGACCCGATTGGATGACCGGCGCTTTCAAGTGGTGACCCTTGAGCCTTTGGTGATCAGCGCTGAGGATTTCGACCTGGCCCCGGGCCTGGAAAGCTTGCGCAAGGTGGCCGGTTTGTCGGCCATCAGTCTGTCGGTGCCGGTGGGTGCGGTGCTGATTTTCACGGCGCGCTGA
- a CDS encoding LemA family protein yields the protein MNVRHHYRSSLQVAALMWLTALLAGCGINNIPTLDEQAKGAWGQVQNQYQRRADLIPNLVETVKGYARHEQETLTAVIEARAKATSIQVDASTLDNPEKLKQYEQAQNQLTGALSRLMVVSERYPDLKANQNFLALQSQLEGTENRIAVARRDFILAVQKYNTELRTFPGRLWHTVMYSDLPIRETFEATSPGAEKAPEVKFQ from the coding sequence ATGAATGTACGACATCACTATCGGTCGAGCCTGCAGGTTGCAGCCTTGATGTGGCTGACAGCACTGCTGGCCGGCTGCGGCATCAACAATATCCCGACCCTGGACGAACAAGCCAAGGGCGCCTGGGGCCAGGTGCAGAACCAGTACCAGCGTCGCGCCGACCTGATTCCCAATCTAGTGGAAACCGTCAAGGGTTATGCCCGGCATGAGCAAGAAACCCTGACTGCGGTGATCGAAGCCCGCGCCAAGGCGACGTCGATTCAGGTGGATGCCAGCACGCTGGACAATCCGGAAAAACTCAAACAATACGAGCAGGCGCAGAATCAGCTGACCGGCGCGTTGAGTCGGTTGATGGTGGTGTCCGAGCGCTACCCGGACCTCAAGGCCAACCAGAACTTCCTGGCGCTGCAATCGCAACTTGAAGGCACCGAGAACCGCATCGCCGTGGCGCGTCGCGACTTCATCCTGGCGGTGCAGAAATACAATACCGAGCTTCGCACCTTTCCCGGTCGCCTGTGGCACACCGTGATGTACAGCGATCTGCCAATCCGCGAAACCTTCGAGGCCACCAGCCCCGGCGCCGAAAAAGCGCCTGAAGTGAAGTTCCAGTAA
- a CDS encoding phosphatidylserine/phosphatidylglycerophosphate/cardiolipin synthase family protein produces the protein MRGAIFPWREGNRFELLIDGPQFFPRMLVAIARAEEQVELELYLVEAGACAEAMVQALVQAAERGVRVRCLFDDYGSLAFTLTLRKRLMAAGVELRFYNRLSWRRWVGNFYRDHRKLLLVDQCLAVVGGTGVTDEFWTPGEDTSEWHEVMVEINGPLVLDWQLLFDRQWIANRHRRAWKPTAHFGLPRLPRVPAMGEGMGRVAYADARQHRDILQSLVRALNSGQRRIWLATPYFLPTWKVRRSLRRAAARGLDVRLLLTGPRTDHPSVRYAGHRYYPRLLRAGVKIFEYQPCFLHLKMVLVDDWVSIGSCNFDHWNLRFNLEANLEALDPGLTRAVAASFENDFALSQEVSLEAWKRRPLWRRVKQRVWGWVDRLVVNLLDRRG, from the coding sequence ATGCGCGGCGCAATTTTCCCGTGGCGTGAAGGCAATCGCTTTGAACTGCTGATCGACGGCCCGCAGTTTTTTCCGCGAATGCTGGTGGCCATTGCCCGCGCCGAAGAACAAGTCGAACTGGAACTGTACCTGGTGGAGGCGGGCGCCTGCGCCGAGGCCATGGTTCAGGCGCTGGTCCAGGCTGCCGAACGCGGCGTGCGGGTGCGCTGCCTGTTCGATGACTACGGCAGCCTGGCCTTTACCCTGACCTTGCGTAAGCGCTTGATGGCCGCCGGTGTCGAGTTGCGTTTCTACAATCGCCTGAGCTGGCGCCGTTGGGTGGGCAACTTTTATCGCGATCACCGCAAGCTGTTGCTCGTGGATCAATGCCTGGCGGTAGTCGGCGGCACCGGGGTCACCGATGAGTTCTGGACGCCAGGCGAAGACACCAGCGAATGGCACGAAGTGATGGTGGAAATCAACGGCCCGCTGGTACTCGACTGGCAGTTGCTGTTCGACCGCCAATGGATCGCCAACCGCCATCGGCGTGCCTGGAAACCCACTGCGCACTTCGGTTTGCCGCGCTTGCCGCGAGTGCCGGCCATGGGCGAGGGCATGGGCCGGGTCGCCTATGCCGACGCCCGCCAACACCGCGATATTTTGCAGTCGCTGGTTCGCGCGCTGAACAGTGGCCAACGCCGAATCTGGCTGGCCACGCCGTATTTCCTGCCGACCTGGAAAGTCCGTCGCTCACTGCGCCGGGCGGCGGCTCGTGGCCTGGATGTGCGCCTGCTGCTGACCGGGCCGCGCACCGATCACCCGTCGGTGCGCTACGCCGGACATCGCTACTACCCGCGTCTGCTCAGGGCCGGGGTGAAAATCTTCGAATACCAGCCGTGTTTCTTGCACCTGAAAATGGTGTTGGTCGATGACTGGGTGAGCATTGGTTCGTGCAACTTCGATCACTGGAATTTGCGTTTCAATCTGGAAGCCAACCTCGAAGCGCTGGACCCCGGACTGACCCGGGCGGTGGCGGCGAGTTTCGAGAATGATTTTGCCTTGAGCCAGGAAGTCAGCCTCGAAGCATGGAAGCGCCGACCGTTGTGGCGGCGGGTCAAGCAGAGGGTATGGGGATGGGTGGATCGACTGGTGGTGAACTTGCTGGATCGGCGAGGATAG
- a CDS encoding YgcG family protein has protein sequence MRVLKVGLVLMFWVFALTAQAELKFPELTGRVVDNAQMIEPAVREQLVQQLNAHEKTTGEQLVVVTLPDLQGTDIADFGYQLGRYWGIGQKDKNNGALLIVARAERKLRIEVGYGLEGRLTDAQSSVIINQVITPAFKAGNFSKGISDGVAAMLVVLGGNPLDEPSTVYEPRGDQESDFVGRHPGLFVFLVLLFILTIFIGQMFGILPSGGGRGGSGGGFGGGGFGGGGGGGFSGGGGSFGGGGSSGGW, from the coding sequence ATGCGCGTGTTGAAAGTGGGCCTGGTGCTGATGTTCTGGGTGTTTGCCCTGACGGCCCAGGCCGAGTTGAAGTTCCCGGAATTGACCGGGCGGGTGGTGGACAACGCCCAGATGATCGAGCCTGCGGTGCGCGAGCAGCTTGTTCAGCAGCTTAACGCCCATGAAAAAACCACCGGCGAGCAATTGGTGGTGGTGACGTTGCCGGACTTGCAGGGCACCGACATCGCGGATTTCGGTTATCAGCTGGGACGCTACTGGGGCATCGGCCAGAAGGACAAGAACAACGGTGCGTTGCTGATCGTCGCGCGTGCCGAGCGCAAGCTGCGGATCGAAGTCGGTTATGGCCTGGAAGGTCGCCTGACCGATGCGCAAAGTTCGGTGATCATCAATCAGGTGATCACGCCCGCATTCAAGGCCGGCAACTTCAGTAAAGGCATCAGCGATGGCGTCGCGGCGATGCTGGTGGTGCTGGGCGGCAATCCGCTGGATGAACCGTCGACGGTGTATGAACCGCGTGGTGATCAGGAGAGCGATTTCGTTGGGCGGCACCCGGGGTTGTTCGTGTTTCTGGTGTTGCTGTTTATCCTGACGATCTTCATCGGCCAGATGTTCGGTATTCTGCCAAGCGGAGGAGGCCGTGGCGGCTCGGGAGGCGGTTTCGGCGGCGGAGGTTTTGGCGGCGGTGGCGGCGGGGGCTTCAGCGGCGGCGGGGGCAGTTTCGGGGGCGGCGGTTCATCGGGCGGCTGGTGA
- a CDS encoding acyl-CoA dehydrogenase, whose amino-acid sequence MPWQTLLKRRDRLPANPDLGEGFAALLQQLGAVSPFELAVVGGRLMATPGLAFLVGYQAALRMLWPSAPLSLGALCATEQRSLRVADMQTRLRDLRLSGRKDFVTAGDAADWLLVAARSEEPGEVPRLNLAVVYPGEPGVRLEKLAPMPLMPDIGHGRLFLDNALCELLAGDGWDAYVRPFRTLEDIYVLSAMTAWMYGVGQDSDWPQTLQLRLLALLAGCAEVSRQAPNNPAGHVLLGGLFAQFDGLKTEVNQALADGPPEWAAMWQRDQAVMDLAAGARGKRLAKALAGLL is encoded by the coding sequence ATGCCCTGGCAAACCCTGTTGAAACGCCGCGATCGTCTGCCCGCCAACCCGGACCTGGGCGAAGGCTTTGCAGCCTTGTTGCAACAGTTGGGAGCGGTGTCGCCGTTCGAATTGGCGGTGGTCGGTGGACGGCTGATGGCGACACCGGGGCTGGCGTTTCTGGTGGGTTATCAGGCGGCGTTGCGCATGCTCTGGCCGAGCGCGCCGCTGAGCCTCGGCGCGTTGTGCGCGACTGAGCAGCGCAGCTTGCGAGTGGCAGACATGCAGACCCGGCTGCGCGATTTGCGCCTGAGCGGGCGCAAGGATTTCGTCACCGCCGGCGATGCCGCCGACTGGCTATTGGTCGCTGCTCGCAGTGAAGAACCCGGCGAAGTGCCGCGCTTGAACCTTGCGGTGGTTTACCCCGGCGAACCGGGTGTGCGTCTGGAAAAGCTCGCGCCGATGCCACTGATGCCAGACATAGGCCACGGCCGGCTGTTTCTCGACAACGCACTGTGTGAATTGCTGGCGGGGGATGGCTGGGACGCATACGTCAGACCGTTCCGCACTCTGGAAGACATCTATGTGCTGAGCGCCATGACCGCCTGGATGTACGGCGTGGGTCAAGACAGCGACTGGCCGCAAACCTTGCAACTGCGCTTGCTGGCGCTGCTGGCCGGATGTGCGGAAGTCAGCCGCCAGGCGCCGAACAATCCGGCCGGGCATGTGTTGCTGGGCGGGTTGTTTGCGCAGTTCGATGGGCTCAAGACTGAAGTGAATCAGGCCCTGGCCGATGGCCCGCCAGAATGGGCGGCGATGTGGCAGCGCGATCAGGCCGTAATGGACCTGGCGGCAGGGGCGCGGGGCAAGCGGTTGGCCAAGGCGTTGGCGGGATTGTTGTAA
- a CDS encoding ACP phosphodiesterase, giving the protein MNYLAHLHLGGQRPGQMLGSLYGDFVKGRLQGQFDPEIEAAIQLHRSIDVFTDRHPLVDIALSRFSLTRRRYAGIVLDVFFDHCLARDWTLYSDQPLEQFTSDVYRVLSTESQLPERLAMIAPHMVANDWLGSYREFAVLEQVLRGISRRLTRPEELAGAMQELRRLYEPLSEDFRLFYPELQDFAQNYPAT; this is encoded by the coding sequence ATGAACTATCTCGCACATCTGCACCTCGGTGGCCAGCGCCCCGGTCAAATGCTCGGCAGTCTGTATGGCGATTTCGTCAAAGGGCGGCTGCAAGGGCAGTTCGATCCGGAGATTGAAGCGGCCATTCAGTTGCATCGCAGCATCGACGTGTTTACCGACCGTCATCCGCTGGTGGACATCGCCTTGTCGCGGTTTTCCCTCACGCGCAGGCGTTACGCCGGGATCGTGCTCGATGTGTTTTTCGACCACTGCCTGGCGCGGGACTGGACGCTTTACTCGGATCAGCCACTGGAGCAGTTCACTTCGGACGTGTACAGGGTGCTGTCCACCGAGTCGCAATTGCCGGAGCGCTTGGCGATGATTGCGCCGCACATGGTGGCCAATGACTGGTTGGGGTCTTACCGGGAATTCGCGGTACTGGAGCAGGTACTGCGGGGGATTTCGCGCAGATTGACCCGGCCGGAGGAGTTAGCCGGGGCGATGCAGGAATTGCGACGATTGTATGAACCGTTGAGCGAGGATTTCCGGTTGTTCTATCCCGAGTTGCAGGACTTTGCCCAAAACTACCCAGCTACATAA
- a CDS encoding TPM domain-containing protein encodes MALLTEHEQRKVAEAIARVERDTDAELVTVLAARADDYAYIPLLWASLLALVVPGIVHYLTGWLTLHSLLLVQWLSFIVLCLAFRIPKVTTRLIPRSVRHWRASNLARRQFLEQNLHHTVGSTGMLIFVSEAERYVEILVDEGISKRLDNKNWDAIVAAFTQQVKQGQTLQGFVTCIEACGELLKVHVPVTHVRNELPNRLVVLS; translated from the coding sequence ATGGCATTACTGACTGAACACGAACAACGCAAAGTCGCCGAGGCAATTGCCCGGGTCGAGCGCGACACCGACGCCGAACTGGTGACGGTGCTGGCGGCCCGCGCCGACGATTACGCGTATATCCCGCTGCTCTGGGCCAGTCTGCTGGCGCTGGTGGTGCCGGGTATCGTGCATTACCTGACGGGCTGGCTGACCCTGCACAGCCTGTTGCTGGTGCAATGGCTCAGTTTCATCGTGTTGTGCCTGGCGTTCCGGATTCCGAAAGTCACCACGCGCCTGATCCCGCGCTCGGTGCGTCATTGGCGCGCGTCGAACCTGGCGCGCCGGCAGTTCCTGGAGCAAAACCTGCACCACACGGTGGGCAGCACCGGCATGCTGATTTTCGTCTCCGAGGCCGAGCGCTATGTGGAGATTCTGGTGGATGAAGGGATTTCCAAACGGCTGGACAACAAAAACTGGGACGCGATTGTGGCGGCGTTTACGCAGCAGGTGAAACAGGGGCAGACATTGCAGGGGTTTGTGACGTGCATCGAGGCGTGCGGCGAGTTGCTCAAGGTGCATGTGCCGGTGACCCATGTGCGCAATGAATTGCCGAATCGGTTGGTGGTGTTGAGCTAA
- a CDS encoding amidase, producing MSHHRFIRRRPFSTLLLVLLIALLGWTWQERVALWAFPDIISAYTAKEYCSCRYVMNNSAEYCQSYVKQYLPTSGFVDDAANKRVTVGGMGRSNSAVWVGERQGCRLQP from the coding sequence ATGAGCCATCACCGTTTTATTCGCCGTCGACCGTTCAGCACGCTGTTGCTGGTGCTGCTGATCGCCTTGCTTGGCTGGACCTGGCAGGAGCGGGTGGCGCTATGGGCTTTCCCGGACATCATCAGCGCCTACACCGCCAAGGAATACTGCTCGTGCCGTTATGTGATGAATAATTCGGCCGAGTATTGCCAGAGTTATGTGAAGCAGTATTTGCCCACCAGCGGGTTCGTCGATGACGCCGCGAACAAGCGGGTGACGGTTGGTGGTATGGGGCGTAGCAACAGCGCTGTTTGGGTTGGTGAACGCCAAGGCTGTCGCCTGCAACCCTGA